One part of the Terriglobales bacterium genome encodes these proteins:
- a CDS encoding UbiA-like polyprenyltransferase — protein MPLLRDIRTTLEMIKWEHSVFALPFALCGAMLAARGWPAAWQLFWIVVAMVGARSAAMAFNRLIDAEIDAANPRTSMRAIPAGALSRKFVAVFVVISAAVLMLAAWRLNRLAFYLSPVALAVVLLYSFTKRFTSWSHLVLGFALGIAPAAAWIAVRGSLDPRILLLTAAVTFWVSGFDVLYACQDYEFDRQRGLYSIPRFAGISNALWIARVLHFIMLGLLAALVMVFGLGKFSLAGVLVVAVLLIYEHSLVRANDLSKLNAAFFTMNGVISVVFFLFIAADLLLPNLGGR, from the coding sequence GTGCCTCTGCTTCGCGACATTCGCACCACTCTGGAGATGATCAAGTGGGAGCACTCCGTTTTCGCGCTTCCGTTTGCTCTTTGCGGCGCTATGCTTGCGGCTCGAGGATGGCCGGCGGCGTGGCAGCTCTTCTGGATTGTTGTCGCCATGGTGGGCGCGCGCTCGGCTGCCATGGCCTTCAATCGTCTGATAGATGCTGAAATTGACGCTGCCAATCCGCGCACGAGCATGCGCGCCATACCTGCCGGCGCCCTTTCGCGAAAGTTCGTTGCCGTCTTTGTCGTGATCTCAGCCGCTGTTCTCATGCTGGCTGCGTGGCGGCTGAATCGTCTGGCTTTTTACCTTTCTCCTGTGGCGCTGGCTGTAGTTCTCTTGTATTCATTTACCAAACGGTTTACGAGCTGGTCGCATCTGGTGTTGGGTTTCGCTTTGGGAATCGCTCCTGCCGCAGCCTGGATCGCAGTTCGCGGATCACTCGATCCGCGTATCCTGCTGCTTACAGCGGCTGTGACCTTTTGGGTGAGCGGATTTGATGTGCTCTACGCCTGCCAGGATTACGAGTTTGACCGCCAGCGGGGACTGTATTCGATTCCGCGCTTTGCCGGTATCAGCAATGCGCTCTGGATCGCCCGCGTCCTGCATTTCATCATGCTCGGCCTGTTGGCGGCGTTGGTGATGGTCTTTGGATTAGGGAAGTTTTCGCTCGCCGGGGTCCTGGTGGTGGCCGTGTTGCTGATCTACGAGCATTCGCTGGTGCGTGCCAATGATCTCAGCAAACTCAACGCCGCATTTTTCACGATGAACGGCGTTATCTCAGTCGTGTTTTTCCTTTTTATCGCCGCAGATCTGCTCTTGCCTAACCTGGGCGGGCGTTAA
- the mqnE gene encoding aminofutalosine synthase MqnE yields MMHTRQTHAFQTDDIRLRPIADKVVAGERLTPADALALFQSSDILAIGWMANQVRERMHGDVTYFNVNRHINPTNVCVAACRLCAFGRKKDTHGSYTMALEEAWQTAASGYSEAVTEFHIVGGLHPDLPFSYFLDLIAGLKQRFPKVHLKAFTMVEVAYLAKRAKLSIRETLEQLKMAGVDSLPGGGAEIFAPRVRSIICDHKIDGSEWLETARLAHQIGLRSNATMLYGHVENDEDRVDHLLKLRQLQDETSGFQTYIPLAFHPDNTPLQHLPKTTGMLDIKNIALGRLVLDNFPHIKAYWQMMTPKIAQIALRFGADDIDGTVIEEKIYHDAGATTPQGMRREELTRLIREAGREPVERDTMYHPVTRTETSFTVAV; encoded by the coding sequence ATGATGCACACACGCCAGACCCACGCTTTTCAGACCGACGACATACGCCTGCGTCCTATTGCCGATAAGGTAGTTGCCGGCGAACGGCTCACGCCAGCGGATGCACTCGCGCTCTTTCAATCGTCCGATATTTTGGCCATTGGCTGGATGGCCAACCAGGTGCGCGAACGCATGCACGGTGATGTGACCTACTTCAACGTGAACCGTCACATTAATCCGACGAACGTCTGCGTGGCTGCCTGCCGTCTGTGCGCCTTCGGACGAAAAAAAGATACGCACGGTTCCTACACCATGGCGCTGGAAGAAGCCTGGCAAACGGCGGCATCGGGCTATTCGGAAGCTGTGACGGAGTTCCACATCGTCGGAGGATTGCATCCTGACCTGCCATTCTCGTATTTTCTGGACCTGATTGCCGGACTCAAACAGCGCTTTCCCAAAGTGCATCTCAAGGCGTTCACCATGGTAGAAGTTGCGTATCTGGCCAAGCGAGCGAAGCTTTCAATCCGTGAGACGCTGGAACAATTGAAGATGGCGGGCGTGGATTCGCTGCCTGGCGGCGGCGCAGAGATTTTTGCCCCGCGGGTACGGTCCATCATCTGCGACCATAAGATTGACGGTTCCGAGTGGCTGGAAACCGCGCGCCTCGCGCACCAGATCGGGCTGCGCTCCAACGCGACCATGCTCTACGGCCACGTGGAAAACGATGAAGACCGCGTAGATCATTTGCTCAAGCTGCGTCAGTTGCAGGATGAAACCAGCGGCTTTCAGACTTACATTCCGCTGGCGTTCCATCCTGATAACACACCTTTGCAACACCTGCCAAAAACCACCGGCATGCTGGACATCAAGAACATCGCATTAGGCCGCCTGGTGCTCGATAATTTTCCGCACATCAAGGCCTACTGGCAGATGATGACACCTAAAATCGCGCAGATTGCCTTGCGCTTCGGCGCCGATGACATTGACGGCACCGTGATCGAGGAAAAAATCTACCACGACGCCGGCGCGACGACTCCGCAGGGAATGCGCCGCGAAGAGTTGACCCGGCTTATCCGCGAGGCCGGCCGCGAGCCGGTTGAGCGCGACACCATGTACCACCCTGTTACCCGCACCGAGACGTCGTTTACGGTTGCGGTGTAA
- a CDS encoding N(4)-(beta-N-acetylglucosaminyl)-L-asparaginase, which translates to MKFSRRDFLATAALTSASLAAGIESDAQETTTHDHKPRQTMTMAEPVAYKRPVIICKPTGTQGIDAAYDMLRNGQDTLDAVLHVCKVQEDDPNDDSVGLGGLPNEEGVVELDACCMHGPTRRAGSVGGVRNIKNVCLVAKAVMEHTGHVMLVGEGAERFAVDMGFPRENLLTEHSRKIWLLWKETHSDKDWWGPGVADPSWKPPIQTPRSRYVPRSGKDVEAAIHELEPLAAAIGIEPEFRRGAIERVLFPPTGTIHVSAVNEKGEMSGATTTSGLAWKLAGRLGDSPIIGAGCYTDQDVGSAGATGSGEENIKVAGAHTIVENMRKGMSPQEAGMETLRRIARNHNNDMNRLRYLDMVYYILRKDGAYAGVALWSGPPDHPRSFAVHDGTKRIEKCAYLFEGASIDWPPIPKLPEN; encoded by the coding sequence ATGAAATTTTCTCGCCGTGATTTTCTTGCTACCGCCGCGTTAACTTCTGCCTCATTGGCGGCGGGCATAGAAAGCGATGCCCAGGAAACCACCACCCACGATCACAAACCGCGTCAGACGATGACCATGGCGGAGCCGGTTGCTTACAAGCGTCCGGTCATTATCTGCAAGCCCACGGGAACGCAGGGGATTGACGCTGCTTACGACATGCTGCGCAACGGACAGGATACGCTTGATGCCGTCCTGCACGTCTGCAAGGTGCAGGAGGATGATCCGAATGACGACTCGGTCGGTCTGGGCGGATTGCCGAATGAAGAGGGTGTGGTGGAGCTTGACGCCTGTTGCATGCACGGTCCTACACGGCGCGCCGGATCGGTGGGCGGTGTACGCAACATCAAAAATGTTTGCCTCGTCGCCAAAGCCGTGATGGAGCACACGGGACACGTCATGCTCGTCGGCGAAGGCGCCGAGCGCTTTGCTGTTGACATGGGCTTTCCCAGAGAAAACCTTCTCACCGAGCACTCGCGCAAGATCTGGTTGCTGTGGAAAGAGACCCACTCTGATAAAGACTGGTGGGGACCAGGCGTGGCCGATCCAAGCTGGAAGCCTCCGATTCAAACTCCACGGTCAAGATATGTTCCCCGATCGGGAAAAGATGTGGAAGCAGCTATCCACGAGCTGGAGCCTCTGGCCGCCGCCATTGGCATTGAGCCGGAATTTCGCCGCGGCGCCATCGAGCGCGTGCTCTTTCCGCCAACCGGCACGATTCACGTCTCCGCGGTGAACGAAAAGGGAGAGATGTCGGGTGCGACCACCACCAGCGGTCTGGCATGGAAGCTTGCTGGACGCCTGGGCGACTCACCCATCATCGGCGCGGGATGCTACACCGATCAGGATGTGGGCTCCGCGGGCGCTACTGGCAGCGGCGAGGAGAACATCAAGGTCGCAGGTGCGCATACTATCGTGGAAAACATGCGCAAGGGAATGTCGCCACAGGAGGCGGGCATGGAGACGCTCCGCCGCATCGCCCGCAACCACAATAACGATATGAACCGCTTGCGTTACCTCGACATGGTCTATTACATTCTGCGCAAAGATGGGGCTTATGCCGGCGTTGCTCTGTGGAGCGGACCGCCAGATCATCCGCGCAGCTTCGCGGTGCACGATGGAACCAAGCGCATCGAGAAGTGCGCATATCTGTTTGAAGGTGCTTCCATTGATTGGCCGCCGATTCCCAAGCTGCCTGAAAATTGA
- a CDS encoding deoxyhypusine synthase family protein, producing the protein MGPITEFMQRHYRHFNAAAMMDAAKGYIQLLEKGGKMFVTIAGAMSTAELGISLAEMIRQDKVHGICCTGANLEEDVFNLVAHNFYERVPHYRDLTPKDEAALLARHMNRVTDTCIPEMEAMRRIESVVLEEWVAADKKNERYFPHEFMYKILRACKLKDSYQIDPKNSWLMAAAEKNLPMFVPGWEDATLGNMYAGHCISGDVKKVHTVRTGIEYMMELAEWYTETTAKTPLGFFQIGGGIAGDFPICVVPMLHQDLQRNNVPLWAYFCQISDSTTSYGSYSGAVPNEKITWGKLGIDTPKFIIESDATIVAPLIFAYVLGW; encoded by the coding sequence ATGGGTCCTATCACCGAGTTCATGCAACGGCACTACCGGCACTTCAACGCGGCGGCGATGATGGATGCCGCCAAAGGCTATATCCAGCTCCTGGAAAAGGGCGGCAAGATGTTTGTAACCATTGCCGGGGCCATGAGCACGGCCGAGTTGGGGATATCTTTGGCCGAGATGATCCGCCAGGATAAAGTCCACGGCATCTGTTGTACCGGCGCCAACCTCGAGGAGGACGTCTTCAATCTCGTGGCCCACAATTTCTACGAGCGCGTCCCCCATTACCGTGATCTGACCCCGAAGGACGAAGCCGCACTGCTCGCCCGGCACATGAACCGTGTAACAGATACGTGCATCCCAGAGATGGAGGCCATGCGCCGCATCGAAAGCGTGGTACTGGAAGAGTGGGTGGCGGCAGATAAGAAGAACGAACGCTACTTCCCTCACGAGTTTATGTATAAGATCTTGCGGGCCTGCAAGCTCAAGGATTCCTACCAGATTGATCCTAAGAACAGTTGGCTGATGGCGGCAGCAGAAAAAAATCTGCCTATGTTCGTCCCCGGATGGGAGGACGCTACCCTCGGAAATATGTACGCCGGCCACTGCATCAGCGGCGATGTAAAAAAAGTCCACACGGTCAGGACAGGAATCGAGTACATGATGGAACTTGCCGAATGGTACACCGAGACCACAGCCAAAACCCCGCTGGGCTTCTTCCAGATTGGCGGCGGAATCGCCGGCGACTTCCCTATTTGCGTCGTTCCCATGCTGCATCAGGATTTGCAACGCAACAATGTTCCGCTATGGGCATATTTCTGCCAGATCAGCGACTCCACCACCAGTTATGGCTCATATTCCGGCGCGGTCCCCAACGAAAAAATCACGTGGGGCAAGTTGGGAATAGACACGCCGAAGTTCATCATCGAGTCAGACGCCACCATTGTTGCGCCGTTGATTTTTGCCTACGTCCTGGGATGGTGA
- a CDS encoding acyl-CoA dehydrogenase family protein, whose protein sequence is MPVKFKGVDFIEFDSLLNDDERLVRDTTRKFIEENLIPIIEPCNREGRFPRELVKPFGELGFFGASLKGYGCAGMSNVEYGLVMQELERGDSGVRSFVSVQSALVMYPIYAFGSEEQKQKWLPALQKGEKIGCFGLTEPGFGSNPGGMLTRAKKSGNEYTLNGEKMWITSGSIADVAVIWAKVEDEGDKVRGFLVETDRPGFKATDVHGKWSLRASVTSGLALQDVHIPASNLLLGSGGLKSPLMCLNQARYGISWGAIGAAMACYDAALQYSQVRKQFRDQPIASHQLVQEKLVWMISEITKAQLLALQVGRLKDAEKVQHQHISMAKRNNVWMALECARMARDILGANGITDDYPVMRHMMNLESVKTYEGTHDIHALIIGANITGSDAF, encoded by the coding sequence ATGCCCGTGAAATTCAAGGGAGTGGACTTCATCGAGTTCGACTCCCTGCTCAACGACGACGAGCGCTTGGTGCGCGACACGACCCGCAAGTTCATCGAAGAGAACCTCATCCCGATCATCGAACCGTGCAACCGTGAAGGCCGCTTCCCGCGCGAGCTGGTGAAACCCTTCGGCGAGTTGGGATTCTTTGGCGCCAGCCTTAAGGGCTACGGCTGCGCCGGCATGAGCAACGTCGAATACGGCCTGGTGATGCAGGAGCTGGAGCGCGGCGACAGCGGCGTACGCTCATTCGTGAGCGTGCAGTCGGCGCTGGTGATGTATCCCATCTACGCGTTTGGCAGCGAAGAACAAAAACAGAAGTGGCTGCCAGCTCTGCAAAAGGGCGAAAAGATCGGATGCTTCGGGTTGACCGAGCCCGGCTTCGGCTCCAACCCCGGTGGCATGCTCACCCGCGCCAAAAAATCGGGCAACGAGTACACCCTGAACGGCGAGAAGATGTGGATCACCTCCGGCAGCATCGCCGATGTTGCCGTCATCTGGGCCAAAGTCGAAGATGAGGGAGACAAAGTCCGCGGCTTTCTCGTCGAGACCGACCGGCCCGGATTCAAAGCCACCGATGTCCACGGCAAGTGGTCGCTGCGCGCGTCGGTGACCTCAGGACTGGCGCTGCAGGATGTGCACATACCCGCGTCCAATCTTTTACTCGGCTCGGGCGGGCTGAAGTCGCCGCTTATGTGCCTCAACCAGGCGCGTTACGGAATCTCCTGGGGCGCAATCGGCGCAGCCATGGCCTGCTATGACGCCGCATTGCAATATTCCCAGGTCCGTAAGCAGTTCCGCGATCAGCCCATCGCCTCGCACCAGTTGGTCCAGGAAAAATTAGTCTGGATGATCAGCGAGATCACCAAGGCCCAGCTTCTGGCGTTACAGGTTGGCCGTTTGAAAGACGCAGAAAAGGTCCAGCACCAACATATCTCCATGGCCAAGCGCAACAACGTCTGGATGGCCCTGGAGTGCGCCCGCATGGCCCGCGACATCCTCGGGGCCAATGGCATCACCGATGACTACCCTGTGATGCGCCACATGATGAACCTGGAATCGGTCAAGACCTATGAGGGTACGCATGACATCCACGCGTTGATCATCGGTGCGAACATCACCGGCTCTGACGCGTTCTGA